In Streptomyces canus, one DNA window encodes the following:
- a CDS encoding ABC transporter permease yields the protein MRFALIEQARNRLALLIVVLFVPLWTTLAFTVVASAPLRFRIRPVGRTVVLDGNILLQINGALQALSLVIAFMMFVATVRSAPFDQRLVRAGFPRSGLALAKCSALLLVAAVVAAYTTVWMHLFWRPEQPLVLAVGMFSGAVVYGGIGMVLAAVVRSELAGMFLAIMISSIDLVLQNPLINPDADSLVVRLLPAYAAVQTSVAAAGLQVVPASCLLLGGGWALGMAALGIAAFAARTRTRVPRAGATAPSTGVEQAAPVS from the coding sequence GTGCGGTTCGCGCTGATCGAGCAGGCGCGGAACCGGCTGGCGCTGCTCATCGTGGTCTTGTTCGTGCCGCTGTGGACCACGCTGGCGTTCACGGTGGTGGCGTCTGCCCCCTTGCGGTTTCGGATCCGTCCGGTCGGCCGCACGGTGGTCCTGGACGGCAACATCCTGCTCCAGATCAACGGTGCGCTGCAGGCCCTGTCGCTGGTCATCGCGTTCATGATGTTCGTCGCCACGGTCCGCTCCGCGCCGTTCGATCAGCGCCTGGTGCGTGCCGGCTTTCCCCGGTCGGGTCTCGCGCTCGCCAAGTGCAGTGCGCTCCTTCTGGTCGCGGCCGTGGTCGCTGCCTACACCACCGTCTGGATGCACTTGTTCTGGCGCCCTGAGCAGCCCCTGGTGCTCGCCGTGGGCATGTTCAGCGGCGCCGTGGTCTACGGCGGAATCGGGATGGTGCTGGCGGCCGTGGTGCGCAGCGAGCTGGCCGGCATGTTCCTCGCCATCATGATCAGTTCTATTGATCTGGTGCTGCAGAACCCGCTGATCAACCCGGACGCGGACAGTCTCGTGGTGCGTTTGCTGCCGGCCTACGCAGCCGTGCAGACCTCGGTGGCGGCCGCCGGTCTGCAGGTGGTGCCGGCCAGTTGCCTCCTGCTGGGGGGAGGCTGGGCGCTGGGCATGGCCGCGCTGGGCATCGCCGCCTTCGCCGCCCGGACCCGCACCCGCGTCCCGCGCGCGGGGGCCACAGCACCGTCGACGGGCGTCGAGCAGGCTGCGCCGGTGTCGTGA
- a CDS encoding wax ester/triacylglycerol synthase domain-containing protein yields MNPFPAPSPADLVLVKAEQLAEHPDANARIGAVLHLSGAVPDLAGLREYVTARLDDLPCLTHVLAGNGPTAQWKPADPDMTWHIRAQHVGGDPQALEAAVCLALRAPWPEESPAWRMTLLHGHVPDGSALLYLSHHAIQDGANIVAVMEALFGPRPLPDQLPAPARDASRTPRAGLRQTARSTLTLLRHARRHRVWQSASHPLSSRRHLLWAQAPSAGLRAAARAGGASINDVYLTTVVHAITQWAKDAWPRATGTAIPVMVPVNVRAPDEVAVPGNRLFLTRIDLPGGTMPVHRRLARTRAVTSVLKSAGHKTVLRAALTRLPRRLLQLLVDASTVPGRLTICASYLVVRHPLHYREAAVHRIDPIMCCPPGVPLAVVATTYEDTTSVSFRIDTALPGADSIPERWRQAVTELTHSTPPPQGSTP; encoded by the coding sequence ATGAACCCATTCCCGGCTCCCAGCCCCGCCGATCTCGTCCTGGTCAAGGCTGAACAGCTTGCGGAGCATCCGGACGCCAACGCGAGGATCGGGGCAGTACTGCACCTGAGCGGCGCCGTGCCCGATCTCGCCGGCCTGCGCGAGTACGTCACCGCCCGTCTCGACGACCTGCCCTGTCTGACGCACGTCCTGGCCGGCAACGGACCGACCGCACAGTGGAAGCCGGCCGACCCGGACATGACCTGGCACATCCGCGCCCAACACGTCGGCGGCGATCCGCAGGCTCTCGAGGCGGCAGTGTGTCTCGCGCTGAGAGCGCCGTGGCCGGAGGAATCCCCGGCCTGGCGCATGACCCTGCTGCACGGTCACGTGCCCGACGGGTCTGCTCTGCTCTATCTCAGCCACCACGCCATTCAGGACGGCGCCAACATCGTCGCGGTAATGGAGGCGCTGTTCGGTCCGCGCCCGCTGCCCGACCAACTCCCCGCGCCCGCCCGGGACGCCTCCCGGACCCCACGGGCCGGCCTGCGCCAAACCGCCCGCAGCACCCTGACCCTGCTGCGGCACGCGCGCCGGCATCGCGTGTGGCAATCCGCCTCGCACCCGCTGTCGAGCCGCCGCCACCTGCTGTGGGCCCAGGCACCCTCCGCCGGTCTGCGCGCCGCTGCCCGCGCCGGCGGGGCCAGCATCAACGACGTCTACCTCACCACTGTGGTCCACGCGATCACCCAGTGGGCCAAGGATGCCTGGCCCCGCGCCACCGGCACGGCGATCCCTGTGATGGTCCCCGTCAACGTGCGCGCGCCCGACGAAGTCGCGGTGCCCGGCAACCGACTGTTCCTGACCCGGATCGATCTGCCCGGCGGCACCATGCCGGTGCACCGGCGCCTGGCACGCACGCGGGCCGTCACCTCTGTGCTGAAGTCCGCCGGACACAAGACGGTGCTGAGAGCGGCCCTCACTCGGCTTCCCCGGAGGCTGCTCCAGCTCCTCGTGGACGCGAGCACCGTCCCGGGCCGGCTCACCATCTGCGCCTCCTACCTCGTGGTACGCCATCCTCTGCACTACCGGGAGGCGGCGGTGCACCGCATCGACCCCATCATGTGCTGCCCGCCCGGCGTCCCCCTGGCCGTCGTGGCGACGACGTACGAAGACACCACCAGCGTCTCCTTCCGCATCGACACCGCCCTTCCCGGCGCCGACAGCATTCCCGAACGCTGGCGCCAGGCCGTCACGGAGCTGACGCACTCGACCCCGCCACCCCAAGGCAGTACCCCATAG
- a CDS encoding alpha/beta fold hydrolase, translating to MGEYVELPGVKTWYEAEGAGDPLLLLHGGLCTNETWGAQRADLAARYRLFLPERRGHGRTPDAEGPLSYQDMADDTIAFIESVVEGPAHLVGWSDGGIVALLVAIARPDLVRKVVAMGANFLPGPESSAAPALLDHMSADAPDMAAFREMYEAVSPDGAEHWPVIVHKVLDMIRTQPAISTDDLARISAPTLVLVGDDDLITLEHTIALYRAIPNSELAVVPGTSHALPMEKPEQVNRLILDFLTNDPVPTMLPIRRATGTPSDGSPA from the coding sequence ATGGGCGAATATGTGGAGCTACCCGGCGTGAAGACGTGGTACGAGGCAGAGGGCGCTGGCGATCCGCTGCTCCTGCTGCACGGCGGCTTGTGCACGAACGAGACCTGGGGGGCTCAGCGGGCCGATCTCGCGGCGAGGTACCGCCTGTTCCTCCCCGAGCGCCGCGGCCACGGGCGTACACCCGACGCTGAGGGACCGCTGTCGTACCAGGACATGGCCGACGACACCATCGCCTTCATCGAGTCGGTCGTCGAAGGCCCGGCCCATCTCGTCGGATGGAGCGATGGCGGCATTGTCGCCCTGCTCGTCGCCATTGCCCGCCCTGACCTGGTCCGGAAGGTTGTGGCCATGGGGGCCAACTTCCTCCCCGGTCCGGAAAGCTCTGCGGCGCCGGCGTTGCTGGACCACATGTCAGCGGATGCTCCCGATATGGCGGCGTTCCGTGAGATGTACGAAGCCGTGTCGCCGGACGGCGCCGAACACTGGCCGGTCATCGTGCACAAGGTGCTCGACATGATCCGCACACAGCCAGCGATCTCCACCGACGACCTGGCCCGTATCAGCGCGCCCACACTCGTCCTCGTCGGTGACGACGACCTCATCACACTCGAACACACGATTGCCCTGTACCGCGCGATCCCCAACTCCGAACTGGCCGTCGTCCCGGGAACCTCTCACGCGCTGCCGATGGAGAAGCCCGAGCAGGTCAACCGGCTCATTCTCGACTTCCTCACGAACGACCCGGTCCCCACGATGCTCCCCATCCGGCGCGCCACGGGGACGCCATCAGACGGCAGTCCGGCATAA
- a CDS encoding RICIN domain-containing protein — protein MRRPTRKAFAALIAAAGLALPLLTPTPASAATTTSRFANYRYGDCLRETSETGLKGDRCTTGRGSLLWQWNGRLNTSTTLKNNFWGRCLDSNDRGDVYPLRCNGGSYQKWRTVQPTARSAIMLQSVGTGRCLYQQDNGYYRTARCDRGAQNQRFTIG, from the coding sequence GTGCGCCGCCCGACCCGGAAAGCCTTCGCCGCCCTCATCGCCGCAGCCGGCCTCGCCCTCCCCCTCCTCACCCCCACACCCGCCTCGGCTGCCACCACCACCAGCCGCTTCGCGAACTACCGCTACGGTGACTGCCTGCGCGAGACCTCCGAAACCGGCCTCAAGGGCGACCGCTGCACCACCGGACGCGGCAGCCTCCTGTGGCAGTGGAACGGCCGCCTCAACACCAGCACCACGCTTAAGAACAACTTCTGGGGCCGCTGCCTCGACAGCAATGACCGGGGCGACGTCTACCCCCTGCGCTGTAACGGCGGCTCATACCAGAAGTGGCGCACCGTCCAGCCCACCGCCCGCAGCGCCATCATGCTCCAAAGCGTCGGCACGGGCCGCTGCCTCTACCAGCAGGACAACGGCTACTACCGCACTGCCCGCTGCGACCGAGGCGCCCAGAACCAGCGCTTCACCATCGGCTGA
- a CDS encoding polyprenyl synthetase family protein, with protein MTPGVVDARAIDLPAVRRQVDGVLENFLAEKARAGAGRGLPPEVVQTVRDFLTAGGKRIRALLCVVGWHAAGGHGDAASAVRVAASLELFVAFALIHDDIMDDSASRRGRPAVHRVMRARLGAGERAARLGAGGALLVGNLALMWAQELLHTTPIESGRQRLLHGLYDAMLEEVMYGQYLDVMGSSHGADDVEAALRIIRYKTATATIERPLQLGAAVAGADEATMEVFTRLGLPLGEAFQLRDDLLDVFGSPDGACAPGLSDLREGKRTVLLALALQNADPVQRKRLGQLVGRADLQERDAAEIRDLLLATGARQETERMIASRYEHVLRVLDGAGFPQSADRALRGLAVKATQYTS; from the coding sequence GTGACGCCGGGCGTGGTCGACGCGCGAGCTATCGATCTGCCTGCGGTGCGGCGCCAAGTCGATGGAGTGCTTGAGAACTTCTTGGCCGAGAAGGCTCGTGCGGGGGCTGGCCGGGGGCTTCCGCCGGAGGTGGTGCAGACCGTACGCGACTTCCTGACAGCCGGCGGGAAGCGGATCCGGGCGCTGTTGTGCGTGGTGGGCTGGCACGCCGCCGGTGGCCATGGTGATGCGGCGTCGGCGGTGCGGGTGGCGGCGTCGCTGGAGTTGTTCGTGGCCTTCGCACTCATCCACGACGACATCATGGACGACTCGGCCAGCCGCCGCGGCCGACCCGCGGTCCACCGCGTGATGCGTGCCCGGCTGGGAGCTGGCGAGCGGGCCGCGCGGCTGGGTGCGGGCGGCGCGTTGCTGGTGGGCAACCTGGCCCTGATGTGGGCGCAGGAACTGCTGCACACCACCCCGATCGAGTCCGGCCGGCAGCGGCTGCTCCATGGGCTGTATGACGCGATGCTGGAGGAGGTGATGTACGGGCAGTACCTGGACGTCATGGGTAGCAGCCATGGTGCTGATGACGTCGAGGCCGCCTTGCGGATCATCCGCTACAAGACCGCCACCGCGACGATCGAGCGGCCCCTGCAACTGGGGGCTGCCGTCGCCGGGGCCGACGAGGCCACGATGGAGGTCTTCACCCGGCTGGGCTTGCCGCTGGGGGAGGCGTTCCAGCTGCGGGATGACCTGCTGGACGTCTTCGGCAGCCCGGACGGCGCATGCGCTCCGGGCCTGAGTGACCTGCGGGAGGGCAAGCGGACTGTGCTGCTGGCCCTGGCCCTGCAGAACGCTGACCCGGTCCAGCGGAAGCGGCTTGGCCAGCTGGTGGGCCGTGCCGACCTCCAGGAGCGTGACGCGGCGGAGATCCGGGACCTCCTGCTCGCGACGGGTGCACGACAGGAGACCGAGCGGATGATCGCTTCCCGCTACGAACACGTCCTGCGTGTCCTGGACGGGGCCGGCTTCCCGCAGTCCGCGGATCGTGCTCTGCGTGGCCTGGCGGTCAAGGCCACCCAGTACACCTCCTGA
- a CDS encoding IS5 family transposase, which produces MQQSCVPMAGQSSAVTWECDCLAHRFGNAADNGKRQPRYPTDMTDGEWAAVCPLLPVPGWMRGRGGRPEGYCHRAMLDAIRYLVDNGIKWRAMPADFPPWDRVYAFFRRWRDNALVKEFHDRLRARAREELGRDAEPTAAVIDSQSVKADAVVGADSRGFDGGKLVNGRKRHVVVDTLGLLLGVMVTAADTGDRIAAQGLLGQVADVHHRLELVWADGGYTGSLVEHCLATLALVLAIVKRSDDMRGFVVLPKRWIVERFFAHLMRSRRLVRDFERRTASAEAMVYWSMTLLMTRRLARSRLPRG; this is translated from the coding sequence GTGCAGCAGTCTTGCGTGCCGATGGCCGGGCAGTCCAGCGCGGTCACCTGGGAGTGTGACTGCCTGGCTCACCGGTTCGGAAACGCCGCCGACAACGGGAAGCGGCAGCCTCGCTACCCGACCGACATGACGGACGGAGAGTGGGCCGCGGTCTGCCCGCTGCTGCCGGTGCCGGGCTGGATGCGCGGCCGGGGAGGCCGGCCGGAGGGGTACTGCCACCGGGCGATGCTCGATGCGATCCGGTATCTCGTGGACAACGGGATCAAGTGGCGGGCGATGCCCGCCGACTTCCCTCCGTGGGACCGCGTCTACGCATTCTTCCGCCGCTGGCGGGACAACGCTCTGGTCAAGGAGTTCCACGACCGGTTGCGCGCGAGGGCCCGCGAGGAACTGGGGCGGGATGCGGAGCCGACGGCCGCGGTGATCGACTCGCAGTCCGTCAAAGCGGACGCGGTGGTCGGCGCGGACAGCCGGGGCTTCGACGGCGGCAAGCTGGTCAACGGGCGCAAGCGGCATGTCGTGGTCGACACGCTCGGCCTGCTGTTGGGTGTGATGGTCACCGCCGCGGACACCGGTGACCGCATCGCCGCCCAGGGCCTGCTTGGGCAGGTCGCCGACGTGCACCACCGGCTGGAACTGGTCTGGGCCGACGGCGGCTACACCGGCAGCCTGGTCGAGCACTGCCTGGCCACGCTCGCGCTGGTCCTGGCGATCGTGAAACGCAGCGACGACATGCGCGGCTTCGTGGTGCTGCCCAAGCGGTGGATCGTCGAGCGGTTCTTCGCCCACCTGATGCGAAGCCGCCGTCTGGTGCGCGACTTCGAGCGGCGCACGGCCAGCGCCGAGGCGATGGTCTACTGGTCGATGACCCTGCTCATGACGCGCCGCCTGGCCCGGTCACGCCTGCCGCGAGGGTGA
- a CDS encoding Cmx/CmrA family chloramphenicol efflux MFS transporter, producing the protein MPLPLYLLAMAVFAMGTSEFMLAGLLPDIASDLDVPVATAGTLSSAFAVGMIVGAPLVAALARTWPKRSSLFGFILTFAAAHAVGAVTTSFPILFTTRVVAALANAGFLAVALTATATLVSPEKKGRALAVLLSGTTVATIAGVPGGSVLGTLLGWRTTFWAVAALCLPAALRILKAIPAGRDEDGATGRPALRAELAQLTSQPLILVMLLGALVNAATFASLTFLAPVVTASAGLGELWISVALVLFGAGSFVGVTVAGRLSDRRPGPVLAVGGPLLLIGWPALAMLANMPVALFILVFVQGALSFALGSTLITRVLYEAAGAPTMAGSYATAALNVGAAVGPVIAAASLSTEAGTLGPLWASGLLVAVALLIAFPLLTAITAGRSTEVPR; encoded by the coding sequence ATGCCTCTCCCGCTGTACCTGCTCGCCATGGCCGTCTTCGCCATGGGCACCTCGGAATTCATGCTCGCCGGCCTCCTGCCGGACATCGCCTCAGACCTCGATGTCCCAGTAGCGACAGCCGGCACACTCAGCTCGGCCTTCGCGGTCGGCATGATCGTCGGCGCTCCCCTTGTGGCCGCGCTTGCCCGCACGTGGCCCAAGCGCTCCAGCCTTTTCGGGTTCATCCTCACTTTCGCGGCAGCACACGCCGTGGGCGCCGTCACCACCAGCTTCCCCATCCTGTTCACCACCCGAGTCGTCGCCGCGCTCGCGAACGCAGGATTCCTTGCCGTCGCGCTGACGGCTACCGCCACGCTGGTCTCACCGGAAAAGAAGGGACGCGCGCTGGCGGTACTGCTGTCAGGCACGACGGTGGCCACGATCGCCGGTGTCCCTGGCGGATCGGTGCTCGGCACGTTGCTCGGCTGGCGCACCACATTCTGGGCCGTCGCCGCTCTCTGCCTGCCGGCGGCTCTCCGCATCCTGAAGGCAATCCCAGCAGGACGTGATGAGGATGGGGCGACTGGCAGGCCGGCGTTGCGAGCGGAGCTCGCCCAGCTCACAAGCCAGCCATTGATCCTGGTGATGCTGCTTGGCGCACTGGTGAACGCGGCAACTTTCGCAAGCCTCACCTTCCTCGCTCCCGTGGTGACCGCCAGCGCCGGGCTGGGGGAGTTGTGGATCTCTGTCGCTCTGGTGCTCTTCGGTGCCGGTTCCTTCGTGGGCGTCACCGTCGCCGGCCGGCTGTCCGACCGGCGTCCCGGTCCGGTCCTCGCAGTCGGCGGCCCGCTGCTGCTCATCGGCTGGCCGGCCCTGGCGATGCTGGCCAACATGCCGGTCGCCCTGTTCATCCTCGTGTTCGTGCAGGGCGCGTTGTCGTTCGCGCTGGGCAGCACGCTGATTACGCGGGTCCTCTACGAGGCCGCGGGAGCCCCCACCATGGCCGGCTCGTATGCGACCGCGGCGCTCAACGTGGGCGCCGCCGTCGGCCCCGTCATCGCTGCGGCCAGCCTCAGCACCGAAGCCGGGACCCTCGGGCCGCTCTGGGCGAGCGGACTCCTCGTCGCGGTCGCGCTGCTCATCGCGTTCCCCCTCCTCACCGCCATCACGGCCGGCCGGAGCACCGAGGTGCCCCGGTGA
- a CDS encoding class I SAM-dependent methyltransferase yields the protein MTETWDTIADWYAERVRTGSAMHEFAVDALLDGLPADLQGQRIVDLGCGEGLITRALALRGGSVVGIDPSPRMVGHARAAEEATPSGARYDVDDGGSLATVATRSVEWVTAGLSLNNVPDLAAAIRAVRRVLVPGGHLVFTVPHPCFEAPHARWNDGADEPPGRVVGDYLADGFWRSANPDGARRAGNQHRMLSTYVTSLVEHGFVIGRLAEPVPDAQVIAEQPLPAGLPPFLLISGLRS from the coding sequence ATGACGGAGACCTGGGACACGATCGCTGATTGGTATGCCGAGCGGGTGCGGACCGGCTCGGCGATGCACGAATTTGCCGTCGACGCTCTCCTCGATGGGCTTCCTGCCGACCTTCAGGGGCAGCGCATCGTGGATCTCGGGTGCGGGGAAGGGCTCATCACACGCGCCCTGGCCCTGCGAGGTGGGTCCGTTGTCGGTATCGACCCGTCCCCTCGCATGGTCGGCCATGCCCGGGCCGCCGAGGAGGCCACCCCGAGTGGTGCTCGCTATGACGTGGACGACGGGGGTTCGCTGGCCACTGTCGCGACGCGCAGTGTGGAGTGGGTGACCGCTGGGCTGTCCTTGAACAACGTGCCCGACCTCGCAGCCGCGATCCGTGCTGTGCGGCGGGTCCTGGTGCCCGGAGGGCATCTGGTCTTCACCGTTCCGCACCCGTGCTTCGAAGCGCCGCATGCGCGGTGGAACGATGGCGCGGACGAGCCGCCGGGCCGTGTGGTGGGGGACTACCTCGCGGACGGATTCTGGCGCTCGGCCAACCCCGATGGCGCCCGTCGGGCCGGCAACCAGCACCGCATGCTCTCCACCTATGTGACCAGCCTGGTTGAGCACGGGTTCGTCATCGGCAGGCTCGCGGAGCCGGTTCCCGACGCGCAGGTGATCGCCGAGCAGCCCCTGCCAGCCGGGCTGCCGCCCTTCCTGCTCATCAGCGGTCTGCGGAGTTGA
- a CDS encoding DUF4279 domain-containing protein has protein sequence MSLTQYVYFALSSERTTADEITRLLGIEPDETTVRASRSTSPVAIPSCHHWKIVCRGRELRVNEQMSRVVGRLQPHTEAIAQLASRIATEEGPGSAVLHVVRYFNDTDQEEELLSPADRTNLFGWHLGRDVLEFLTATGAELDVDEYDMAAEND, from the coding sequence GTGTCGCTGACTCAATACGTCTACTTCGCTCTCTCCAGCGAGCGAACCACCGCCGACGAGATCACCCGGCTGCTGGGCATCGAGCCGGACGAGACGACGGTGAGGGCGAGCCGGAGCACCTCACCAGTCGCCATTCCGTCCTGTCATCACTGGAAGATCGTCTGCCGTGGTCGCGAGCTGCGGGTCAACGAACAGATGTCCCGAGTCGTCGGAAGGCTCCAGCCTCACACGGAGGCCATCGCTCAACTGGCCAGCCGCATTGCAACCGAGGAAGGCCCCGGAAGCGCCGTTCTGCATGTGGTGCGCTACTTCAACGACACTGACCAGGAGGAAGAGCTCCTCTCACCAGCCGACAGGACGAACCTCTTCGGCTGGCACCTGGGCCGCGACGTCCTTGAATTCCTCACAGCAACAGGGGCAGAGCTCGATGTCGACGAGTACGACATGGCAGCAGAGAACGACTGA
- a CDS encoding PucR family transcriptional regulator, producing MTDRELPEHYLDGYAQILAEVSATGRRLTRDEISSRRALGEQAAEAGYGLRALVSAHLTAARTAWPTSPGSVDDALAAVQQVIDAFAEGYEHAQRLAVRQEEAARREFIDDLLYGRSDLGRLAERAERFGLRLSHAHAVAVAQGPDAYDEGDLVPRQVERALISRFGDRSILLTTKDGRLLCIAPGHQDEVLTYFAKQAHAATDGGRVAIGRPQPGPGGVVQSYEEALGVLELSERLHLDDPVLRSADLLVYPVLTRDRQAMADLVAGTLGPLTTARGGAQPLLDTLTAYFDSGCVAAEAARRLTLSVRALTYRLERIHKLTGANPADPAHRYMLQTAVIGARLLDWPAKDL from the coding sequence GTGACAGACCGGGAACTCCCGGAGCACTATCTGGACGGTTACGCCCAGATACTGGCCGAGGTATCGGCCACTGGGCGACGCCTCACCCGGGACGAGATCTCCTCCCGCCGCGCGCTCGGGGAGCAGGCCGCCGAGGCCGGATACGGGCTGCGTGCCCTCGTCAGCGCGCATCTGACCGCTGCCCGCACCGCGTGGCCTACTTCGCCCGGCTCCGTCGACGATGCCCTGGCTGCCGTGCAGCAGGTCATTGACGCCTTCGCCGAGGGATACGAACACGCCCAGCGCCTGGCGGTGCGTCAGGAAGAGGCCGCCCGCCGGGAGTTCATCGACGACCTCCTCTACGGCCGCAGCGACCTCGGCCGCCTTGCCGAACGCGCCGAACGCTTCGGCCTGCGCCTGTCCCACGCCCACGCCGTCGCCGTAGCCCAAGGCCCGGACGCCTACGACGAGGGCGACCTGGTGCCGCGGCAGGTGGAACGGGCCCTCATCTCCCGCTTCGGCGACCGCAGCATCCTGCTCACCACCAAGGACGGCCGGCTGCTGTGCATCGCCCCCGGCCACCAGGACGAGGTCCTCACCTACTTCGCCAAACAGGCGCACGCCGCGACCGACGGCGGCCGGGTCGCCATCGGACGACCCCAACCGGGTCCGGGAGGCGTCGTCCAGTCCTACGAAGAGGCCCTGGGCGTCCTCGAACTCTCCGAGCGCCTCCACCTCGACGACCCTGTGCTGCGCTCCGCCGACCTGCTCGTCTACCCCGTCCTCACCCGCGACCGCCAGGCCATGGCCGACCTCGTCGCCGGCACTCTGGGCCCGCTGACCACGGCCCGCGGCGGCGCCCAGCCCCTCCTGGACACCCTCACCGCGTACTTCGACTCCGGCTGCGTCGCCGCCGAGGCCGCACGCCGCCTGACCCTCAGCGTGCGCGCCTTGACCTACCGCCTGGAACGCATCCACAAACTCACCGGCGCCAACCCGGCCGACCCCGCCCACCGCTACATGCTCCAGACGGCGGTGATCGGCGCCCGGCTGCTGGACTGGCCCGCCAAGGACCTCTGA
- a CDS encoding ABC transporter ATP-binding protein, with the protein MVSSRDPVLRVRGVRKGYRQRPVLRGVSLDLLAGQLAGIVGENGAGKSTLLRILAGDLGADSGEVERAGLLGSCPQDTVLHQALTVEQHLQFFQSAYGISSLTRAFELLERLNFSDYRHDRVAALSGGTRQKLNLVLALMHDPQVLLLDEPYQGFDWETYLRFWDLAADLRDRGCAVLVVSHLAYDASRLDTLYRLEAGVLQETEQTEVGMAPV; encoded by the coding sequence ATGGTGAGCTCGCGTGACCCGGTGCTGCGGGTGCGAGGTGTGCGGAAGGGCTACCGGCAGCGTCCTGTCCTGCGCGGAGTGTCGCTTGACCTTCTTGCGGGTCAACTGGCGGGCATCGTCGGTGAGAACGGCGCCGGCAAGAGCACGCTGCTGCGCATCCTGGCCGGAGATCTCGGCGCTGACAGTGGCGAAGTGGAGCGGGCTGGCCTGTTGGGCAGTTGCCCGCAGGACACCGTGCTCCACCAGGCTCTTACCGTCGAGCAGCACTTGCAGTTCTTCCAGAGCGCCTACGGCATCAGCAGCCTGACCAGGGCCTTCGAGTTGTTGGAGCGGTTGAACTTCAGCGACTACCGACACGATCGGGTGGCCGCGCTCAGCGGCGGCACACGCCAGAAACTCAACCTGGTTCTTGCCCTGATGCACGACCCTCAGGTGCTGCTCCTGGACGAGCCGTATCAGGGCTTCGACTGGGAGACCTACCTGCGGTTCTGGGATTTGGCAGCCGACTTGCGGGACCGGGGCTGCGCGGTACTGGTGGTCTCCCACCTTGCCTACGACGCCTCCCGCCTGGACACCCTGTACCGCCTTGAGGCCGGCGTACTGCAGGAGACGGAACAGACCGAAGTGGGGATGGCGCCGGTATGA
- a CDS encoding polyprenyl synthetase family protein: MTEQVLDRVAGYERWFHTLFAEYFDTLSDRLDAPSFSRFTPECLRLLRELSLRGGKRMRVVLLHEAARLVTDEPLEGLEAAALSIELLQTHALVHDDLIDDSPTRRGGQSTYYAYRERFPGRPQAALGLTVLAGDLALALSLRALMEARVPVAVRQAMVEVQTRAAADTFVGQIVDLERDFAAAPDEEVLHSVADYKSARYSILAPLQLGLMAAGEQPALFEKELREYARLVGICGQMRDDYLDLFGDSSVMGKPTGTDIRDGKHSYTVSALLAAGGDAERRVVEAALGNPSCPPETIAAVREIGERCGVADRLRTDMHRHALQASAVAAGWRSRWREEAVTFFEQLPLWSVNRTR; this comes from the coding sequence ATGACCGAGCAGGTTCTCGATCGTGTCGCCGGATATGAGCGCTGGTTCCACACGCTCTTCGCGGAGTACTTCGACACCTTGAGCGACCGGCTGGATGCGCCGTCGTTCAGCCGCTTTACCCCGGAGTGCCTGCGGTTGCTGCGGGAGTTGTCCTTGCGGGGCGGGAAGCGGATGCGGGTCGTTTTGCTGCATGAGGCGGCGCGTCTGGTGACGGACGAACCGTTGGAGGGACTAGAGGCTGCGGCGCTGAGTATCGAGCTGCTGCAGACCCACGCCCTGGTGCACGACGATCTCATCGACGACAGCCCCACCCGCCGCGGCGGCCAGTCCACCTACTACGCCTACCGTGAGCGGTTTCCCGGCCGGCCGCAGGCGGCACTTGGCTTGACCGTGCTCGCGGGGGACCTCGCCCTCGCCCTGTCGCTGCGGGCGCTGATGGAGGCGAGGGTGCCCGTGGCGGTGCGGCAGGCCATGGTCGAAGTGCAGACGCGGGCCGCGGCCGACACGTTCGTGGGCCAGATCGTCGACCTGGAACGCGACTTCGCCGCCGCGCCGGACGAGGAGGTCCTGCACAGCGTGGCCGACTACAAGTCCGCCCGCTACTCGATTCTCGCGCCCCTGCAGCTCGGGCTCATGGCCGCAGGCGAGCAGCCGGCGCTCTTCGAGAAGGAGCTGCGGGAGTACGCGCGGCTAGTGGGGATCTGCGGACAGATGCGCGACGACTACCTGGATCTGTTCGGGGACTCGTCCGTCATGGGCAAGCCGACCGGCACCGACATCCGCGACGGCAAGCACAGCTACACGGTCAGCGCCCTGCTGGCCGCCGGCGGGGACGCCGAGCGTCGCGTGGTGGAGGCCGCACTCGGCAATCCGTCCTGCCCGCCGGAGACCATCGCCGCCGTCCGGGAGATCGGCGAACGCTGCGGTGTAGCGGACCGACTGAGAACCGACATGCACCGCCACGCGCTGCAGGCGTCTGCGGTGGCTGCCGGCTGGCGGTCACGGTGGAGGGAGGAGGCGGTCACCTTCTTCGAGCAGTTGCCGCTGTGGAGCGTCAACCGCACCAGGTGA